GGCAGATCCACCGCTCGGACCAGCGGATGCGGATCGTCCTGATGGTGTCGAAGTTCGGGCACTGCCTCAACGACCTGCTGTTCCGGTCGAGCATCGGCGCGCTCCCGGTCGAGATCGCGGCCGTGGTCTCCAACCACACCGACTTCGCGGAGCTGGTCGGCTCCTACGACGTCCCGTTCGTGCACATCCCGGTGACGAAGGACACGAAGGCGGCGGCGGAGGCCGAGCTGCTGGAACTGGTGCGCAGCGAGAACGTCGAGCTGGTGGTGCTGGCCCGGTACATGCAGGTGCTGTCGGACACCCTCTGCAAGGAGCTGAGCGGGCGGATCATCAACATCCACCACTCGTTCCTGCCCAGCTTCAAGGGCGCCAAGCCGTACCACCAGGCGCACGCGCGGGGCGTGAAGCTGATCGGCGCGACCGCCCACTACGTGACGGCCGACCTCGACGAGGGGCCGATCATCGAGCAGGAGGTCGAGCGGGTGGGGCACGAGGTGACCCCGGACCAACTGGTCGCGATCGGACGGGACGTGGAGTGCCAGGCGCTGGCGCGGGCCGTGAAGTGGCACAGCGAGCACCGCGTCCTGCTGAACGGCGCCCGTACGGTCGTCTTCGCGTAGCCCGCGCGGGCCGGGGCCGGGGGCCGGTGCCGGCCCGCCCCCGGCCCGAGCCCCGCGGGCCCCCGGCTCCGCCGGGCACCGGGCTCCACCCGGACCCGCGCCTCACACGCCGGCGGGGCTGGGAGGGGCGGGCCGGGGGTTCGGTCGGGGCCGTGGGGTCAGGCGTCCGGGGCTTCGACCCCGCAGTAGCCGGCGAACGCCGCCAGGATCTCGTCCTCCGAGATGCGGCCGTCCCCGTCCGTGTCCAGCGCCGTCGCCACCTGCGTGGCGAGCTCCGCCGGGGTGCCCAGCACGTGCAGCGCCCGCGCCGCGCCCGGCGCCGTCGCGCCGACGCCGCCCTCGTCCGCCACCGCGATCACGGCCCGCAGGAACGGCCGCGCGATCTCCGCGAACCGCTCCGGACTGTCCCGCAGCCGCTTCGCCGCGCCGGTGATGAACTCCTCGCGGGACACCCGCTGGTCCCCGTCGACGTCCGCGATGCCGGCCAGCCCCTGCCAGAAGGCCTCGGCCCCGGCGAAAACGGCCTGGCCCTTGTCCGA
Above is a window of Streptomyces subrutilus DNA encoding:
- the purU gene encoding formyltetrahydrofolate deformylase, which codes for MSDHPQPEAQARPQQFVLTVSCPDKQGIVHAVSSYLFMTGCNIEDSQQFGDRATGLFFMRVHFEAEAPVTLEKLRASFAAIGDSFRMDWQIHRSDQRMRIVLMVSKFGHCLNDLLFRSSIGALPVEIAAVVSNHTDFAELVGSYDVPFVHIPVTKDTKAAAEAELLELVRSENVELVVLARYMQVLSDTLCKELSGRIINIHHSFLPSFKGAKPYHQAHARGVKLIGATAHYVTADLDEGPIIEQEVERVGHEVTPDQLVAIGRDVECQALARAVKWHSEHRVLLNGARTVVFA
- a CDS encoding EF-hand domain-containing protein yields the protein MDSAEYERKIAARFATFDQDGSGYIDREDFSSAARAVLAEFGVTARSDKGQAVFAGAEAFWQGLAGIADVDGDQRVSREEFITGAAKRLRDSPERFAEIARPFLRAVIAVADEGGVGATAPGAARALHVLGTPAELATQVATALDTDGDGRISEDEILAAFAGYCGVEAPDA